CGGCATTTTTCAGCGTGGTGTTGATGGCGGTGACGGCGTCTTGTGCGGTCATGCCGCTGGTGAGGGAGGCGCTGGCCGTGAGGCCGCCGGCGGTGATGGTCAGGGTTTCGTTCTGGGTGAGGCCCCCCGAGACGTTCTGGGCGCCCACGTCCTCCGCGCGGGTGGCCGCCTGGGTGATCTGGACGGCGTAGCCCAGCGAGGAGCTGGTCTTCGTCTTCGCCGAGAAGGCGAGCGCCTGGATGTCGGTGTCGGTGGCGGTGGCCACCGAGGCGAACAGGTCGCGCAGCTCATCGGGCTTGCTGGCCAGCAGCGAGCTGAACTTCGCCGTGTCGAGGGTGTAGCGGCCGGTATCCGGGCTGAGGCTGATCCCGGCCTCGGAGAGGGCCCGGATCTTCCCGGGCGCGATGCTCTTCACCACCCCGGTCAGGATTTCACTCACGCGGGAGCGGGTGGTGAAGAGGTTGAAGTCGGAGAAGAGCGGCCCGGTCGCGTTGGTCTCGGCGTCGAAGAAGCTGTTCTCCTGGATGAAGGCTTCGGTATCGTTGATGGCGTCCAGCAGGGACTGGACCGAGCCCGTCACGCCGAGGGTGCTCCGCTTCACCTCGACGATGATGGTGGCGGCCGCATCCTCCTTCTTGAGGCTCAGGGTGACTCCCTCGATAACGTCCGATATCTCGTTGGATGACTTGCGGATGGTCACCGCGTTCGCGCCCGCGCCGAACTCGATGATGGCGTCCTGGGCGGCCTGGCTCTGCTTGAACTCGAGATCGTATTCGTAGTCCGCCGTGACGGTGAGGGTCTGGTCGGCGAAAAACGCGACGGCGCCCGTCGTCTCGTCCAGGGTATAGGCGCCCGTGGTGGTCGTGGTCAGCGCCGCGGTCTGGGCCTGGTTGGTGTCGGTGAAGGTGAAGGTGGCCGATCCGTTGTCCGATACCGTGCCGATCCGGGAGTTCTGGCCGGTGAAATCGGCCAAGACGGGCGACCCGGGAGTCCCCGCCTGCGCGTCGCTGATACGGTAAATGCGGTATTCGGTGGCGTTCTGCACGTCGCCGAACTGGACCTGCACGGAGTTGTCGTTGGCGCCCGTGGGGGTGGTGACGCTCGATATGCCGCTCACGACCGTCTCCACGCCCCCGACCACGGCCGCCACGACGTAGTGGTACTGCGTGCTCGCGAGGAGCGTGCCGCCGGTGTCCTGGGCGGTGAGGGTGGCCGCGATCCCTTCGGCCTGGGCCACCCCGTTCACCTTGACCGTTGTGGTATTCGCGTTCGGGATGTGGCGGAGGGCGTAGGTCTTGGCATTCAAGTCGTCGGTGTCCTGGGTGGACGCCGCCGCCCCCTTGCCGAGGACCTCGCCCGTCACGGAGGTCTTGATGCCGGCGGTCTGGGTGATGGTGACGGCGTTGCCCGCGCCGCCCTCCTTGGCCGTGACGGTGAGCTGGTAGGGGGCGGAGCTGCTGTCCACCTTGATGATGGAGGCGGTCACCTTGGCGCCCGAGCCGTTGATGGCGGCGGCGATGCCATCGAGGGTGTTGTTGGAATTGTCGATCGTGATGGCCGTCGAGACGGCGGAGGCCCCCGTTCCCACGGTGATGGTCAGGGTGCCGCTCCCGAGGGTG
The DNA window shown above is from Candidatus Tectomicrobia bacterium and carries:
- the fliD gene encoding flagellar filament capping protein FliD, with the translated sequence MAGPVSVDGLISGLDTKSIIEQLVALQASRVAKLQAKQADQTEKVALFQTLQANYLSVRTAAASLKSPSLFDQRSVSSSDTDILTATASATAAVGSHQLVVKQLAKKNQYVSNRFSDTNATTLGSGTLTITVGTGASAVSTAITIDNSNNTLDGIAAAINGSGAKVTASIIKVDSSSAPYQLTVTAKEGGAGNAVTITQTAGIKTSVTGEVLGKGAAASTQDTDDLNAKTYALRHIPNANTTTVKVNGVAQAEGIAATLTAQDTGGTLLASTQYHYVVAAVVGGVETVVSGISSVTTPTGANDNSVQVQFGDVQNATEYRIYRISDAQAGTPGSPVLADFTGQNSRIGTVSDNGSATFTFTDTNQAQTAALTTTTTGAYTLDETTGAVAFFADQTLTVTADYEYDLEFKQSQAAQDAIIEFGAGANAVTIRKSSNEISDVIEGVTLSLKKEDAAATIIVEVKRSTLGVTGSVQSLLDAINDTEAFIQENSFFDAETNATGPLFSDFNLFTTRSRVSEILTGVVKSIAPGKIRALSEAGISLSPDTGRYTLDTAKFSSLLASKPDELRDLFASVATATDTDIQALAFSAKTKTSSSLGYAVQITQAATRAEDVGAQNVSGGLTQNETLTITAGGLTASASLTSGMTAQDAVTAINTTLKNAGITDVSASFNSSTGKITLIHAKYGLKHSFKVKSTVASGTAGSSGLGSTVANTEATFTGQDVKGTIGGEAATGEGQTLTGDSGNTSTDGLQILVKITPAQLTAQGASQGVVTVSRGIATQLDELLGFLTDQNQDGPIQAAIDEANSRVSDLKSQIDAVNARIAREQARLSEEFTRLEQALGTLQTTSQFLSRQLAQINANASNFGKR